Sequence from the Nitrospira sp. CR1.1 genome:
GGTGTCCAGAGAAACCGGGCAATGCGATGACGCACTTCGATATTATGAGCAATCGCTGGTCCTGATGCGTCGCCTCAACAATCAAGGCGGCGTTGCCGATGCCTGGCGGATGATAGGCCGGACCTTCGTTATCCAAAAACGATACGAAGACGCCATTGCCTGTTGTCATACCAGCCAATCAATTGCCGAACGAAGCCGTGACGAACTCCGGGCCGGCGGGGCGCGGTACGTGTTAGCTCAGTGTTATGAAGATCTGGGACAGTTGCCCATTGCTATTGAATTGCTGGAGCAAGTTGTGCGGATGGATCGTAAATATGATCTTCCGAAATTAGCTGAAAACATTGCCCGGCTTGAACGTCTTCGCGCCCGTCTGACTGCTGAAGATCCCACTCCTCAACCCCGGCGGTCGCGCGCATGAGTACTGTGGCTCTTCCTGCATGGGAGGCGGCTCGTGCAAAGCTTCGCACCCATATCCCTCAATTCTATGAGCTGGAGCCTGGCGGCCCCCTCATTCTTGATTTGGGCGATGATGGATGGATCTTGGAGCTGAGGTCGGACGGGCAATGCCTCTGTCAGCATGGAATTGCCATGGACGACGTCAAAAGTTTGATGTGTGACGGGACAACCGAGGATTTAGGAACCGATGAAGTGGCCAAACAGGCCAAGTATTTTCTAGGCCCTGCGGTGTCCAAGAAACGCCCTGCCCTCCTCAAGGCTGGTTTCACTGAACAGACCGATATAAACGACGAATATGTCGCCATTATTTTCCTCAAGGCGGTTGATTTTGAACGCTACGAGGAGGTGCTGGCCGCCGTGCGTTGGTGTCAGAACCTGTTCAAGACGTAGTCCTCTCATCTCATAAGGGATACGAGTTCCTCGTGACGCCTTCCTGCAATTCGGGCATTGAATCCATCCATTCCGTGCTCTCCGCCTTTGAATTCCGTTGGGTATTGTGCCTGCGCTCACGCTGAACACCTTTCAGTCATGGGAACTGGTGGCGGTCTCGTCAGTGGCTGACACATGTCCTTGAGTAACACTTGCAGGTTTGTGATTCTCTGCCGAAACTTTGCCACGGGCGGACTTTGCCCAAGGGTGGAGAAGGAACGGATAGGCGAGTTCGAGCTGCGAGCTATTGAAGATCGGTCTGACTCAGATCACGAAGGCAACTGAGGTTTGGGATGGTGGCACCCTGGCGGCCGTTCGCCAGGGTGGAAGCTGAGCAGGCAACGTCCGCCCAGGATCATGATAAGGAAGTTGATCAGGCTGCTTCCCAGGATGAGCATGAGGACGATCACGTGTGGGGTGGCTTGGCTGGCTTCTTGAACGATTGTTGCGAGGTCCAGCGCGAGGGCGATTGTGCTGTAAATGACGGCTCCCATTACGGTCCATGGTTGACGGATCACGATCATCGCACCTGCGAGCAGCGCGGGCAATCCGAAAAGAAATCCCAATAAGACGCCGTCTTTGATCGTTGTTAGGGGAGAACCAGATTCAATGCCGAAGAGGACACCTTCCAGGATAATCAGGGCAATCAAAAGAACGACG
This genomic interval carries:
- a CDS encoding tetratricopeptide repeat protein; the protein is MALRNGLSEELNRQGNEHFARGHYTDAYACYAKALECDRLTGDHRALSATLGNLGNICAVSGRRDSAQNYYQEVLELQKVLGDDKGIGTTLANLGNLRADAGEWDRARAYYLEALDIMTRVHDELGKAVLFSDLGLVSRETGQCDDALRYYEQSLVLMRRLNNQGGVADAWRMIGRTFVIQKRYEDAIACCHTSQSIAERSRDELRAGGARYVLAQCYEDLGQLPIAIELLEQVVRMDRKYDLPKLAENIARLERLRARLTAEDPTPQPRRSRA